From the Musa acuminata AAA Group cultivar baxijiao chromosome BXJ1-2, Cavendish_Baxijiao_AAA, whole genome shotgun sequence genome, one window contains:
- the LOC135612181 gene encoding uncharacterized protein LOC135612181: protein MTTALPEKPSLGASTSAEEEELAHDGSGSAILHDASAHQIGPPEASDKHEEDEDDDDDSSEEFEFTFVVRNPDTETSVAADEIFSGGRIIPAYPLFNRDLLLPLSAADEPAAVEGMAVQIPLRQLLMEERGTELFSSAEPPTTEECRAPKPDPCKKSASTGSSLRWRLRDMMVGRSHSDGKEKFVFLEAAPPSPATKKIPSPSLKAARSAGGGKGAKNDGRVAATDVATAHRLYYGKGASEKAARGPRRSFLPYRQELLGLFAPANGLRRSHHPL, encoded by the coding sequence ATGACGACGGCACTCCCCGAGAAGCCATCCCTCGGGGCCTCCACCtccgcggaggaggaggagctggCGCACGATGGCTCTGGCTCTGCCATCCTTCACGATGCTTCCGCACACCAGATCGGACCGCCAGAGGCTTCGGACAAGCATGAAGAagacgaagacgacgacgacgactccaGCGAGGAATTCGAGTTTACGTTCGTAGTGAGAAACCCCGATACCGAAACCTCCGTCGCCGCAGACGAGATCTTTTCCGGCGGCAGGATCATTCCCGCCTACCCGCTCTTCAACCGCGACCTCCTCCTTCCCCTGTCCGCTGCGGACGAGCCGGCGGCCGTGGAGGGAATGGCCGTCCAGATCCCGCTTAGGCAGCTCCTGATGGAGGAGAGGGGGACAGAGTTATTCTCGTCGGCGGAGCCGCCGACGACGGAGGAGTGCCGCGCGCCGAAGCCCGACCCGTGCAAGAAGAGCGCGTCCACCGGGTCGTCACTGCGGTGGCGGCTCAGGGATATGATGGTTGGCCGAAGCCACAGCGACGGGAAGGAGAAGTTCGTCTTCCTCGAGGCGGCGCCACCGTCGCCGGCGACAAAAAAGATCCCGAGCCCGAGTCTTAAAGCGGCGAGGTCAGCGGGGGGAGGGAAGGGGGCGAAGAATGACGGGCGGGTGGCGGCGACGGATGTGGCCACCGCCCACCGGCTGTACTATGGCAAGGGAGCAAGCGAGAAGGCGGCGAGGGGACCACGGCGGTCATTCTTACCGTACCGGCAAGAGCTCTTGGGGTTGTTCGCACCGGCGAACGGGCTCCGCCGGTCGCATCACCCCTTGTAG